A genomic segment from Luteibacter aegosomatis encodes:
- a CDS encoding alpha/beta hydrolase family protein: MNRLTRVFVLAAACLVTGVATAAVGEMHRSTTTPTAALRDASGSPRVAITVWYPATDGAIEKPLLIGPPDRPLFDSGRAAPDAPVANGRHPVVLLSHGFGGTARVMAWFGTRLADAGFIVIAVDHPGSNGLTPITRTGAAWWWERAEDLKAAWTAIRQDSVIGPHLDASRLGVAGFSAGGFAALVAAGARVDVDHFLAFCKAHPDDGVCAPQLEAPALSARDADTAMADPKVRARLADASADHAIPGVRAAFAMAPALVQAMDPASLPRMKVPVSIVVGDADTVAPAATNASVAARAIPGAREEVLPLVTHYDFLATCQPPAREVVPQCAQANHQAAAHDAAIRQALRLFKGMTPQGVGKGMPTPHLQKGPPSA, from the coding sequence ATGAATCGACTCACCCGCGTTTTCGTCCTCGCTGCCGCCTGCTTGGTCACGGGTGTGGCTACCGCCGCCGTTGGCGAGATGCACCGGTCTACGACCACGCCGACCGCCGCGCTTCGTGACGCGTCGGGTTCGCCCCGTGTCGCCATCACCGTCTGGTACCCCGCCACCGACGGCGCCATCGAAAAGCCGTTGCTGATCGGTCCACCGGACCGGCCTCTTTTCGATAGCGGTCGGGCAGCGCCGGACGCGCCCGTCGCGAACGGTCGCCACCCGGTGGTGCTCCTCTCGCACGGCTTTGGTGGCACCGCGAGAGTCATGGCCTGGTTCGGCACGCGGTTGGCCGATGCCGGGTTCATCGTCATCGCCGTGGATCACCCCGGCAGCAATGGCCTGACACCAATCACCCGTACCGGCGCGGCATGGTGGTGGGAGCGCGCGGAAGACCTGAAGGCTGCGTGGACGGCTATACGTCAGGACAGCGTCATCGGGCCGCATCTGGATGCCTCGCGCCTGGGGGTCGCCGGCTTCTCCGCCGGAGGTTTCGCCGCGCTCGTCGCGGCGGGCGCACGCGTCGACGTCGACCACTTCCTGGCGTTCTGCAAGGCGCATCCCGACGATGGGGTGTGTGCGCCACAGCTCGAAGCGCCGGCACTGTCGGCCCGCGATGCCGACACGGCCATGGCCGATCCGAAGGTTCGAGCCCGCCTTGCCGACGCATCCGCGGACCATGCCATCCCCGGTGTGCGCGCCGCCTTTGCCATGGCACCGGCGCTGGTCCAGGCGATGGATCCCGCGTCACTGCCGCGTATGAAAGTGCCCGTGTCTATCGTGGTGGGCGACGCGGACACGGTCGCCCCCGCCGCGACCAATGCCAGTGTCGCCGCCCGGGCCATTCCGGGCGCCCGCGAAGAGGTGCTGCCCCTCGTGACGCATTACGACTTCCTGGCCACGTGCCAACCCCCAGCGCGAGAGGTGGTGCCCCAGTGCGCGCAGGCCAACCACCAGGCGGCGGCGCACGATGCGGCGATCCGGCAGGCGTTGCGGCTGTTCAAGGGCATGACGCCGCAGGGGGTGGGGAAGGGGATGCCGACACCTCACTTACAAAAGGGACCGCCTAGCGCCTAA